From Zea mays cultivar B73 chromosome 3, Zm-B73-REFERENCE-NAM-5.0, whole genome shotgun sequence:
ACATGAAACTGGCAGGACAGGATTACAGAATAGGGTACAAACAATTTTCCTATTGTACTATTGTTTTTTTGCACGGGCATGGAGTTATTGATTTGCGTTTTATCTGTGATAAATTCATAGATGGCCTCTGTTGGTGCTAATGACACTAGGGCTGCAGGGATGGGTGCCGGATTGGCTGTAGAGATGGGTGCTGGTATGGATGTCTAATGGTTGATGACCGGCCTATGATGGGTGTTGTTGGTATAGACAACATAGGGATGACATATGGTGGTAGACCTATGATGGGTGTTGTTGGTATAGACAACATAGGGATGACATATGGTGGTAGACCTGAGCCTCCTCTTCCGTCGGATGCATCAAGTACTATTTATATTGAGGACTTAACTGCAAACTGCACACGACGGGAGGTTTCACATATCGTTATGCAAAATATTAATTAATGTTCTTTGCTAAATATTTTTCTAAATTTGTCTTGTCTTTGAACATTCTGCTGAGCTCATTTAAATGTCACGTTGTACCGTTGGTTTTGCCTTTAGTGAGAGACTTATGATGTtgtcttcctttttttctttaAACCTCAGCGAGTACACAAGCAGATGTCCACCAAGAAACCATTAGTGTCTCGCTTTATTTGTGATGTGTAGCTATTCTTTTTATATTGGCTCAAGCCACCATTTATTATTGTAAAGGTTTAAAAACGTGTTCCTACAATTAATTTAATTAAATAAGATTTAtctatatgatatataaaaatcaTAGGACTAGTATAAAAACAAATATGAGATTGGCTCACTTTTGTATGCTGGGAAGTGCGAACGCCAGCGCCGGTTGCCTGGTTTGCATGGCGTCCAACTTGACTAGCCAGTGTCTCTATTGGCATCGTCAGATTTCATGGCTATCTGGTCTGGGCCCATCCAACAAACAGTCCAGGCGCTGTGAAGTCTCCAGTCGGTTGGGTTGGATAATAGTGAGCTCATCATACGTGTACGTAGACCCGAGCGCATCATCATCGGCTCGGCGCCGGAACGCAGTCTGTCTGCCTGCTCGCTCACCTATAAAGCCCCCGTCCCCTTCCTCCCATTCCCCTCGAATCAACCAGCAGCAGCGATATGGATCGAAACGAACCAAACCAACCAACTCGCCACCCTCCCAAGCCGCGCGCAGCCCCAACCCCACCGCCGGCGCCGACTAGGCAGGCAGAGCGAACCACGCCAGccatgtcgtcgtcgtcgtcgttcaaAGCGGGGGAGTCGTCTCGCGCCCGCGAGGAACTGAATCGCAAATACGAGGTCAAGTTCCAGCCCGGCCCGTGGGCGGCACTCTCTTCCATCGCCGTCGTCCTCGACGACTCCGCCGGAAACGAGGAGCGAGCAAAGCTGCTCGCGCCCGGCGCCTCCGACTTCCTTCTCGACCTCCGGCCCCCGCTGGACGGCGCCTCCTACCTGGTCCTGCCCAAGCGCCTGGTCCAGGACTCGAAGTGGTTCAGCTTTCCCTGCGTCATCTCCGCCTGCTCCGACCGCCTCCTCTTCCTCGTTAGCCGCGGCGACCAAGACAGGAACTACGCCTACTTCCTCGGTGACGCCCACGCCGGCACTGCCGCCCTCCTCCCCGACGTCCCCGCCCACCTCGGCGTCGAAACTAATTTCCCGCGACGCAGCATCGGCCTCATCGCCGACCCGCGACACGGTGGCCACTACATGGTGGCCCATCTGTATCCCACCTCCACGACCCGCCACCAGACCCTGCTCTGCTACTCCACCGTCACCGACCAGTGGACCGCCAGGCCGCTGGTCTCCGCCCCGGACCACCCGCCTTGGGGCGCTCACGGCGTCCTCGCCCACGGCGGCCTCCTCTGGTGGATCGACGTCGCCTACGGCATGCTCGTCTGCAACCCTTTCGCTGCCGACGACGGCCTGCGCCTGCGCTTCATCCCGCTCCCGCTTGGCTGCCAGATGAAGGCCCTCACCGGGCGCGCCCGCCTCTTCCTCGAAGACATGATGGACCGCCGACGCATCATCAGGCTCAGCCAGGGCAAGCTGCGCTACGTCGCGATCCAGGTCCAGCGAATCCCCAAGGATCAGGCCACGGTCTGCATGTTCACGCTTGTCCTCAGGCAGGGGGGCCAGCATTCCTGGGAACACGAGTACACGGTGACCTTCGCCGACATATGGAGCCACCGCAGCTATGCCGATGCCAGACTGCCGtcgggcgtggtgccctcgctcgCCTTCGTCGACCCCAACAACCCCAACATCCTCTACTTCTTCCTGGACAAGACGCTCTTCGCACTGGACGCACAAGCCAGGCAGGTCCTGCACCACATGGAGTACTCGTTAGACCCCGATTATTACGGGCAACTCAGGGTCCGGTACTCCTGCTTCGTTGATGCCTGGGTGCTGCCGCCAACGCTTCTCCGCAAGGGTGATCCTCATTGCGATTTCGTTGTTTTCCATCTAAACATTGTTCCCTAATTCATCGATCGAATGGTGTTGTAGTGTCTGTTCAATTGCATGTCTGCTTCGGTTTATACTACTCTTGTAGATGTTAATGTTATATGTTCAGATTGAACAGCGTGCATGTACAGCAATAGAACTGACGCCTAATTGGAAAATGTTTGGTTTCTAGAAACTAATTTTTATTCCATCCACTTTATATTATTTTAATTTCTAAATTACAGAATATGAAAACTAattagtttctgtatttaataatttagaaactaaaatagaTATGAAgtagagggactaaaaattaatcCATAAAAACGAACACTTGCTGCTGGTTGGCACCGGCATTAATTTATTAATTACTACTAATTGCTAGTTGCTTGCTGACCCACCGTCCGGTTAACTGATGACTGTAGTTGTTCTCCGCATGCATGATACAGGTGACAGC
This genomic window contains:
- the LOC100279935 gene encoding putative DUF1618 domain containing family protein — its product is MDRNEPNQPTRHPPKPRAAPTPPPAPTRQAERTTPAMSSSSSFKAGESSRAREELNRKYEVKFQPGPWAALSSIAVVLDDSAGNEERAKLLAPGASDFLLDLRPPLDGASYLVLPKRLVQDSKWFSFPCVISACSDRLLFLVSRGDQDRNYAYFLGDAHAGTAALLPDVPAHLGVETNFPRRSIGLIADPRHGGHYMVAHLYPTSTTRHQTLLCYSTVTDQWTARPLVSAPDHPPWGAHGVLAHGGLLWWIDVAYGMLVCNPFAADDGLRLRFIPLPLGCQMKALTGRARLFLEDMMDRRRIIRLSQGKLRYVAIQVQRIPKDQATVCMFTLVLRQGGQHSWEHEYTVTFADIWSHRSYADARLPSGVVPSLAFVDPNNPNILYFFLDKTLFALDAQARQVLHHMEYSLDPDYYGQLRVRYSCFVDAWVLPPTLLRKGDSRWTYDDDEGTDGSDFDQTTSLLSLMEIKSQLDDEGTDGSDFDQTTSLLSLMEIKSQLDDEGTDGSDFDQTTSLLSQMEIKSQSDREQTTAADVAAADSDVAAADSDEQANREQTKAADVPAADSGEQANREQMTAADVPTADSDEQDDQAADCDEQANREQTTAADSGEQDVPAADSGEQDIPAADSGDQDVPAADSGEQANREQTTAAVVPAADSGEQDVPAADSGEQDLPAADSGEQDIPAADSGEQDVPAPDSGEQAKREQTTAADVPDVDSGEHDVPAADSGEQANMEQTTAADVPAADSGEQDIPGFPAAVSGEQANREQTTAADIPAADSGEQDILAADSGEQANREQTTTVDVPPADSGEQDVLAAYSDEQDIRAADFGEQANREQTMAVDVPAADSGEQANREQTTAADVLAADSDEEADVEP